The Gemmatimonadales bacterium DNA window ACCTTGGGCGCCTTCGCCTTCGGCGCCGCCTTCTTCTTCGGGGCCGCCTTGGCCTTGGCCGCCTTGGCCACCTTCGGCTTGGCCGCCTTCTTGGTCGTCTTCGGGGCGGCCGCCGCGTCGGTCGCGGTGCTCACCTCGCCGCCCAGCGCGCCCTGCTCCACCACCAGCGCGTCCGCCCACAGGATGTCGTAGGCCGAGGCGTCGGTGTACGGCAGCACGCCGGCGCGCGGCAGGTTCCGGGCGCTCAGGTAGGCCGCGGTGTTGATGCCGTGCGTCAGCACGAGGACCTTCCGGCCCTCGAACCCGAGCTTGCCGAGGAGCGCCGTCATTTCCTTCGTCTTGGGCGACGCAAAATCCAGCCGCTCCACCACCGCCAGCAGGCCGTCGGCCGCGCGGGCGTTGAGCGCCGACTTCCGCGCCAGCTGGCGCACCTTCTTCGGGATGCCGGTGCGGTAATCGCGCGGGACTGGCGCGAACGCCACGCCACCGCCCCGCCAGTGCGGAGCCCGCGTGGTGCCCTGCCGCGCGCGACCGGTGCCCTTCTGCTTCCAGGGCTTCTGGTTGCCGCCCGACACTTCCGCCCGGGTCTTGGCCTTCTGCGTGCCCTGGCGCTGGTTGTTCAGGTACACCTTCACGGCCTCGTGGAGGACCGGCTGGTGCACCGTACCGTCAAAGGTCTCGGCCGGCAGGGCAAACGGCGTCTTCAGCTTGGCGCCTGCGGCGGAATACAGCGGAGCCTCAATCATGGCGGCTCTTGCCTCCCTGCTTGGAGACGGTCACGATGCCGTTCTTCGACCCGGGAATGGCCCCGCGCACGAAGAGGAGATTCCGTTCGGCATCCACCTGCACGACCGTCAGGCCGAGCTCGGTGTGACGTGCCGCGCCATGGTGGCCCGGCATCTTCTTGCCCTTGATGACGCGGGACGGATTGGTGCCCGGCCCGATGGAGCCCGGCTTCCGGTGCCGCGTGTTGCCGTGGGACGCCGGGCCGCCGCCGAAGCCGTGGCGCTTGACCACGCCCTGGAAGCCCTTGCCCTTGGTGGTGCCGGTCACCTTGACCCGCTCGCCCGCCGCGAAGATCTCGACCGTCACGGTCGAGCCCGCCGCCGGCACGGTGTCACCCGCCACGTCGAATTCCCGGATGATCCGGGGCGCCACCTCGAGCCCCGCCGCCTTCGCGTGCCCGAGTTCCGCCTGGCTCGCGTTCTTCGTCTTCTGCGCGCCGAAGCCCAGCTGCACCGTGCCGGTCTTGACCTGCACCACCTGGCAGGGGCCCGCCTCGATCACCGTCACCGGTGTCGCGGTGCCGTCCTCGGCGAAGAGCCTCGTCATGCCGAGCTTCCGGCCAATGAGTCCGTTCGTCATGGCTACTGGACCTTGATCTCGACGTCCACGCCGGCCGGGAGGTCGAGCTTCGTCAGCGCGTCCACCGTCTGCGGGCGAGAGTCGTTGATGTCGAGCAGGCGCTTGTGAGTCCGGAGCTCGAACTGCTCCCGGCTCTTCTTGTCCACGTGCGGGCTGCGCAGCACTGTCCACCGCTCGATCTTCATCGGGAGGGGGATCGGCCCGGACACCTGGGCGCCGGTCTTTTCCGCCGTGCGCACGATGTCCGCCGCGGCCTGGTCCAGCACCACGTGGTCGAACGCCTTCAGGCGAATGCGAATCTTCTGGGCCATGACTCTCTCGTTTCTGGTAGAGGCCGCGGGCAGCGCCCGCGGCTTGCCGTGTAGCTGCTTACTTCAGGATCTTGGTGACGACGCCCGCGCCGACGGTCCGGCCACCCTCGCGGATGGCGAAGCGGAGGCCTTCATCCATGGCGATCGGGGTGATCAGTTCCACCTTGACGCCGATGTTGTCGCCCGGCATGACCATCTCCACGCCGGCCGGCAGCTCAACGGAACCGGTCACGTCGGTGGTCCGGAAGTAGAACTGGGGACGGTACCCCTTGAAGAACGGGGTGTGCCGGCCGCCCTCTTCCTTGCGGAGCACGTACACTTCGGCCTCGAAGTGGGTGTGCGGGGTGACGGAACCCGGCTTGGCCAGGACCATGCCGCGCTCGATGTCGTTCTTTTCCACGCCGCGGAGCAGGAGGCCGACGTTGTCGCCCGCCTGGCCGTCGTCGAGGAGCTTCCGGAACATCTCGACGCCCGTGACGACCGTCTTCTTCTCGGACCCGAAGCCGACCAGCGCGACTTCCTCGCCGACCTTGATCTTGCCGCGCTCGATACGGCCCGTGGCCACCGTGCCGCGGCCGGTGATCGAGAAGACGTCCTCGACCGGCATCAGGAACGGCTTCTCCACGTCGCGCACCGGCTCGGGGATGAAGGTGTCGAGCGCGTTGTAGAGCTCGTCCATCTTCGCGAGATAGGTGGCGTCGCCCTCGATGGCCTTCATGGCCGAGCCGCGGATGACCGGCGTGTCGTCGCCCGGGTACTGGTAGGCGCTGAGGAGCTCGCGCACCTCGAGCTCGACCAGGTCGAGGAGCTCTTCGTCGTCCACGAGGTCGCACTTGTTCAGGAACACGACGATCGAGGGCACGTTCACCTGGCGGGCCAGGAGGATGTGCTCGCGGGTCTGGGGCATCGGGCCGTCGGTGGCCGACACCACCAGGATGGCGCCGTCCATCTGCGCCGCGCCGGTGATCATGTTCTTCACGTAGTCGGCGTGCCCGGGGCAGTCGACGTGCGCGTAGTGACGATTCTCGGTCTCGTACTCGACGTGCGAGGTGGCGATCGTCAGGATCTTGGTGGAGTCACGCCGCCCCTGCGACTCGGAGGCCTTGGCCACCTCGTCGTACGGGATGTACTTGGTGCCCCAGCCGCGATCGTGCGACACCTTGGTCAGCGCCGCCGTCAGGGTGGTCTTCCCGTGGTCGACGTGGCCGATGGTGCCCACGTTCACGTGCGGCTTCTTCCGCTCAAATTTTGCCTTCGCCATGGCTCGCTAT harbors:
- the tuf gene encoding elongation factor Tu, giving the protein MAKAKFERKKPHVNVGTIGHVDHGKTTLTAALTKVSHDRGWGTKYIPYDEVAKASESQGRRDSTKILTIATSHVEYETENRHYAHVDCPGHADYVKNMITGAAQMDGAILVVSATDGPMPQTREHILLARQVNVPSIVVFLNKCDLVDDEELLDLVELEVRELLSAYQYPGDDTPVIRGSAMKAIEGDATYLAKMDELYNALDTFIPEPVRDVEKPFLMPVEDVFSITGRGTVATGRIERGKIKVGEEVALVGFGSEKKTVVTGVEMFRKLLDDGQAGDNVGLLLRGVEKNDIERGMVLAKPGSVTPHTHFEAEVYVLRKEEGGRHTPFFKGYRPQFYFRTTDVTGSVELPAGVEMVMPGDNIGVKVELITPIAMDEGLRFAIREGGRTVGAGVVTKILK
- the rplD gene encoding 50S ribosomal protein L4; this translates as MIEAPLYSAAGAKLKTPFALPAETFDGTVHQPVLHEAVKVYLNNQRQGTQKAKTRAEVSGGNQKPWKQKGTGRARQGTTRAPHWRGGGVAFAPVPRDYRTGIPKKVRQLARKSALNARAADGLLAVVERLDFASPKTKEMTALLGKLGFEGRKVLVLTHGINTAAYLSARNLPRAGVLPYTDASAYDILWADALVVEQGALGGEVSTATDAAAAPKTTKKAAKPKVAKAAKAKAAPKKKAAPKAKAPKVKAPKAGARRSTARKAEPKKKGSE
- the rpsJ gene encoding 30S ribosomal protein S10, whose amino-acid sequence is MAQKIRIRLKAFDHVVLDQAAADIVRTAEKTGAQVSGPIPLPMKIERWTVLRSPHVDKKSREQFELRTHKRLLDINDSRPQTVDALTKLDLPAGVDVEIKVQ
- the rplC gene encoding 50S ribosomal protein L3, with protein sequence MTNGLIGRKLGMTRLFAEDGTATPVTVIEAGPCQVVQVKTGTVQLGFGAQKTKNASQAELGHAKAAGLEVAPRIIREFDVAGDTVPAAGSTVTVEIFAAGERVKVTGTTKGKGFQGVVKRHGFGGGPASHGNTRHRKPGSIGPGTNPSRVIKGKKMPGHHGAARHTELGLTVVQVDAERNLLFVRGAIPGSKNGIVTVSKQGGKSRHD